One window of Candidatus Saccharimonadales bacterium genomic DNA carries:
- a CDS encoding CHAP domain-containing protein, whose protein sequence is MFDIKGPKKAAPGVDTTFAREQLQKVQQKVHVPEAVAKRSPGFLGFVRKLKSPAVLSNGLLFLVVVTILAFGYQPSQNGASQSGIVMAIENSSQTPTVDQVASVTAAANVATSANLLVVNNVKEVADTVAVKTALAQSQDTYVTKPQLVTQSLPLGVNKYIVRPGDSAATVAAAFGLTDQTIRWANDLTSDTLTPGQQIWVPAVNGVVYTVSSGDTAQSIADKFHSDPNQIIAENDDELTGVQAGQVIVVPNGVLPADEQPGASHSSSASVSASSGAGFSFGTGPVFGGDGYAFGYCTYWAALRRQQIGDPVPNNWGNASTWADGAEAMGLTVNHTPSYGAVMQTAGGYGGYGHVAFVESVNSDGSFTISEMNYAGWDVVDQRTLPASDAGLYNFIH, encoded by the coding sequence ATGTTCGATATCAAAGGCCCGAAGAAGGCCGCCCCAGGGGTGGACACCACATTTGCCAGAGAGCAGCTGCAGAAGGTACAGCAGAAAGTGCACGTACCCGAGGCTGTCGCCAAACGCTCTCCAGGCTTCTTAGGCTTTGTCAGAAAGCTAAAATCTCCAGCCGTCTTATCGAATGGCCTCCTCTTTCTCGTCGTTGTTACAATCCTGGCTTTTGGCTATCAACCATCTCAGAATGGTGCCTCCCAGAGTGGTATCGTCATGGCTATTGAAAACAGTAGCCAGACACCAACAGTCGACCAAGTCGCCTCTGTTACTGCCGCTGCCAACGTGGCTACCAGCGCCAACCTGCTCGTTGTTAACAACGTCAAAGAAGTTGCCGACACAGTAGCGGTCAAGACTGCTCTAGCCCAATCGCAGGACACCTACGTGACCAAACCCCAGCTCGTTACTCAGAGTCTACCGCTCGGGGTCAATAAGTATATCGTCAGGCCGGGAGATTCAGCTGCTACGGTTGCGGCCGCTTTTGGATTGACCGACCAGACCATCCGTTGGGCTAACGATCTAACCTCAGATACATTAACCCCTGGCCAGCAGATCTGGGTGCCAGCTGTTAACGGAGTTGTCTACACCGTCTCCTCCGGCGATACGGCCCAGTCGATCGCCGATAAGTTCCACTCCGATCCGAATCAGATTATTGCCGAAAATGATGATGAGTTGACAGGTGTCCAGGCAGGTCAAGTCATAGTAGTACCGAACGGCGTTCTGCCTGCCGATGAGCAGCCAGGTGCCTCACACTCGTCATCGGCTTCAGTCTCTGCTAGCAGCGGAGCCGGCTTCTCCTTCGGAACCGGACCTGTCTTTGGTGGCGACGGCTATGCCTTCGGTTACTGTACCTACTGGGCCGCACTCAGGCGGCAGCAGATAGGTGACCCGGTACCTAACAATTGGGGTAACGCCTCAACCTGGGCCGACGGAGCTGAAGCCATGGGTCTGACCGTCAATCACACCCCGTCGTATGGTGCTGTTATGCAGACGGCCGGTGGTTACGGCGGGTATGGCCACGTTGCCTTTGTCGAATCAGTCAACTCGGATGGCAGCTTCACTATCTCAGAGATGAACTACGCGGGCTGGGACGTTGTCGACCAGCGGACACTGCCCGCTTCAGATGCCGGCCTCTATAACTTCATCCATTAG